One Dromiciops gliroides isolate mDroGli1 chromosome 3, mDroGli1.pri, whole genome shotgun sequence DNA segment encodes these proteins:
- the LOC122751232 gene encoding coagulation factor X-like isoform X3, which produces MMWKFSLVTMLLVLGMVFPCMAGAESVFLRKVEATKILRLRKRENQFPEELKQGNIERECVEESCSFEEAREVFESQEKTMEFWFYYKDKNPCKSNPCRNGGVCQVKHYQMVCICPPRFVGEHCETEQRQCWYQNGGCWQYCQDQESGDARCSCAEGYTIAEDGRKCEEEALFPCGLIKVPNTRDLQEQISQDNMTYGNMSWDVTGEGNYWSNETEDRTKIIGGSICHRGKCPWQVLIWNEKNRDFCGGSLISSRWVVTAAHCLESTKPHYVTLGDHDKFLAEPREEKIAVKEIHIHPYYVLENFDNDMALLYLSRDVVFNKYILPICLPNHNLGMLLTQEGKIGMVSGWGSTYDHGPTSRFLMRVDLQMINMETCRKSTNKIITDNMFCAGYDVEVKDSCKGDSGGPLAVFYRDTWYLLGVISWGEGCAEEGTYGVYTRVSNYVSWIRETIEAATKASDVTPASK; this is translated from the exons ATGATGTGGAAGTTCTCACTGGTGACAATGCTCCTGGTCCTGGGCATGGTCTTCCCCTGCATGGCTGGAGCAGAGTCAG tgtttttgaGAAAAGTCGAAGCCACCAAGATCTTGAGGCTACGGAAGAGAGAGAACCAATTTCCAGAGGAACTGAAACAAGGGAACATTGAGAGGGAGTGTGTGGAGGAGAGCTGTTCCTTTGAAGAAGCCCGGGAGGTTTTTGAGTCCCAAGAGAAAACG ATGGAGTTCTGGTTCTACTACAAAG atAAAAATCCCTGCAAATCAAACCCCTGTAGAAATGGGGGGGTGTGTCAAGTAAAGCACTATCAGATGGTTTGCATTTGCCCGCCCCGTTTTGTGGGGGAACACTGTGAAACTG AGCAACGCCAGTGCTGGTACCAGAATGGCGGCTGCTGGCAGTACTGCCAGGATCAGGAATCTGGCGACGCAAGGTGTTCCTGTGCTGAGGGCTACACCATAGCAGAGGATGGGAGGAAGTGTGAAGAGGAAG CCTTGTTTCCTTGTGGGCTCATCAAAGTGCCCAACACGAGAGATCTTCAGGAACAAATCTCCCAGGACAACATGACATATGGGAACATGTCCTGGGATGTAACTGGAGAAGGGAATTATTGGAGCAATGAGACAG AGGACAGAACCAAGATCATTGGAGGATCTATCTGTCACCGGGGAAAGTGCCCATGGCAG GTCTTGATCTGGAATGAAAAAAATCGTGACTTCTGTGGTGGAAGCTTAATCAGCAGTCGCTGGGTGGTCACTGCTGCACACTGTCTGGAGAGCACAAAGCCACACTATGTAACACTAG GTGATCATGACAAATTTctagcagagccaagagaagagaagattgcCGTGAAGGAAATTCATATCCACCCTTACTACGTCTTGGAGAACTTTGACAATGACATGGCCCTTCTCTACCTGAGCCGAGATGTGGTTTTTAACAAATACATTCTTCCCATTTGTCTTCCCAACCATAATCTGggcatgctgctaactcaagaaGGGAAGATAGGGATGGTGAGTGGGTGGGGATCCACATATGACCATGGTCCCACCTCCCGTTTCCTCATGCGTGTGGATTTGCAAATGATCAACATGGAAACCTGCCGGAAATCCACAAACAAGATAATCACAGATAACATGTTCTGTGCTGGTTATGACGTGGAGGTGAAGGATTCTTGTAAGGGAGATAGTGGTGGGCCCCTGGCTGTGTTCTACCGGGACACATGGTACCTGCTAGGTGTTATCAGCTGGGGAGAAGGCTGTGCTGAAGAAGGCACATATGGTGTGTACACTCGGGTTTCCAATTATGTTTCATGGATCAGAGAGACCATTGAAGCTGCAACCAAGGCCAGTGATGTCACTCCAgcttcaaaatga
- the LOC122751232 gene encoding coagulation factor X-like isoform X2, whose translation MVNVKFSLVTMLLVLGMVFPCMAGAESVFLRKVEATKILRLRKRENQFPEELKQGNIERECVEESCSFEEAREVFESQEKTMEFWFYYKDKNPCKSNPCRNGGVCQVKHYQMVCICPPRFVGEHCETEQRQCWYQNGGCWQYCQDQESGDARCSCAEGYTIAEDGRKCEEEALFPCGLIKVPNTRDLQEQISQDNMTYGNMSWDVTGEGNYWSNETEDRTKIIGGSICHRGKCPWQVLIWNEKNRDFCGGSLISSRWVVTAAHCLESTKPHYVTLGDHDKFLAEPREEKIAVKEIHIHPYYVLENFDNDMALLYLSRDVVFNKYILPICLPNHNLGMLLTQEGKIGMVSGWGSTYDHGPTSRFLMRVDLQMINMETCRKSTNKIITDNMFCAGYDVEVKDSCKGDSGGPLAVFYRDTWYLLGVISWGEGCAEEGTYGVYTRVSNYVSWIRETIEAATKASDVTPASK comes from the exons ATGGTTAATGTCAAG TTCTCACTGGTGACAATGCTCCTGGTCCTGGGCATGGTCTTCCCCTGCATGGCTGGAGCAGAGTCAG tgtttttgaGAAAAGTCGAAGCCACCAAGATCTTGAGGCTACGGAAGAGAGAGAACCAATTTCCAGAGGAACTGAAACAAGGGAACATTGAGAGGGAGTGTGTGGAGGAGAGCTGTTCCTTTGAAGAAGCCCGGGAGGTTTTTGAGTCCCAAGAGAAAACG ATGGAGTTCTGGTTCTACTACAAAG atAAAAATCCCTGCAAATCAAACCCCTGTAGAAATGGGGGGGTGTGTCAAGTAAAGCACTATCAGATGGTTTGCATTTGCCCGCCCCGTTTTGTGGGGGAACACTGTGAAACTG AGCAACGCCAGTGCTGGTACCAGAATGGCGGCTGCTGGCAGTACTGCCAGGATCAGGAATCTGGCGACGCAAGGTGTTCCTGTGCTGAGGGCTACACCATAGCAGAGGATGGGAGGAAGTGTGAAGAGGAAG CCTTGTTTCCTTGTGGGCTCATCAAAGTGCCCAACACGAGAGATCTTCAGGAACAAATCTCCCAGGACAACATGACATATGGGAACATGTCCTGGGATGTAACTGGAGAAGGGAATTATTGGAGCAATGAGACAG AGGACAGAACCAAGATCATTGGAGGATCTATCTGTCACCGGGGAAAGTGCCCATGGCAG GTCTTGATCTGGAATGAAAAAAATCGTGACTTCTGTGGTGGAAGCTTAATCAGCAGTCGCTGGGTGGTCACTGCTGCACACTGTCTGGAGAGCACAAAGCCACACTATGTAACACTAG GTGATCATGACAAATTTctagcagagccaagagaagagaagattgcCGTGAAGGAAATTCATATCCACCCTTACTACGTCTTGGAGAACTTTGACAATGACATGGCCCTTCTCTACCTGAGCCGAGATGTGGTTTTTAACAAATACATTCTTCCCATTTGTCTTCCCAACCATAATCTGggcatgctgctaactcaagaaGGGAAGATAGGGATGGTGAGTGGGTGGGGATCCACATATGACCATGGTCCCACCTCCCGTTTCCTCATGCGTGTGGATTTGCAAATGATCAACATGGAAACCTGCCGGAAATCCACAAACAAGATAATCACAGATAACATGTTCTGTGCTGGTTATGACGTGGAGGTGAAGGATTCTTGTAAGGGAGATAGTGGTGGGCCCCTGGCTGTGTTCTACCGGGACACATGGTACCTGCTAGGTGTTATCAGCTGGGGAGAAGGCTGTGCTGAAGAAGGCACATATGGTGTGTACACTCGGGTTTCCAATTATGTTTCATGGATCAGAGAGACCATTGAAGCTGCAACCAAGGCCAGTGATGTCACTCCAgcttcaaaatga
- the LOC122751232 gene encoding coagulation factor X-like isoform X4 — protein sequence MLLVLGMVFPCMAGAESVFLRKVEATKILRLRKRENQFPEELKQGNIERECVEESCSFEEAREVFESQEKTLFVMCLFLQMEFWFYYKDKNPCKSNPCRNGGVCQVKHYQMVCICPPRFVGEHCETEQRQCWYQNGGCWQYCQDQESGDARCSCAEGYTIAEDGRKCEEEALFPCGLIKVPNTRDLQEQISQDNMTYGNMSWDVTGEGNYWSNETEDRTKIIGGSICHRGKCPWQVLIWNEKNRDFCGGSLISSRWVVTAAHCLESTKPHYVTLGDHDKFLAEPREEKIAVKEIHIHPYYVLENFDNDMALLYLSRDVVFNKYILPICLPNHNLGMLLTQEGKIGMVSGWGSTYDHGPTSRFLMRVDLQMINMETCRKSTNKIITDNMFCAGYDVEVKDSCKGDSGGPLAVFYRDTWYLLGVISWGEGCAEEGTYGVYTRVSNYVSWIRETIEAATKASDVTPASK from the exons ATGCTCCTGGTCCTGGGCATGGTCTTCCCCTGCATGGCTGGAGCAGAGTCAG tgtttttgaGAAAAGTCGAAGCCACCAAGATCTTGAGGCTACGGAAGAGAGAGAACCAATTTCCAGAGGAACTGAAACAAGGGAACATTGAGAGGGAGTGTGTGGAGGAGAGCTGTTCCTTTGAAGAAGCCCGGGAGGTTTTTGAGTCCCAAGAGAAAACG CTCTTTGTTATGTGCTTGTTTCTGCAGATGGAGTTCTGGTTCTACTACAAAG atAAAAATCCCTGCAAATCAAACCCCTGTAGAAATGGGGGGGTGTGTCAAGTAAAGCACTATCAGATGGTTTGCATTTGCCCGCCCCGTTTTGTGGGGGAACACTGTGAAACTG AGCAACGCCAGTGCTGGTACCAGAATGGCGGCTGCTGGCAGTACTGCCAGGATCAGGAATCTGGCGACGCAAGGTGTTCCTGTGCTGAGGGCTACACCATAGCAGAGGATGGGAGGAAGTGTGAAGAGGAAG CCTTGTTTCCTTGTGGGCTCATCAAAGTGCCCAACACGAGAGATCTTCAGGAACAAATCTCCCAGGACAACATGACATATGGGAACATGTCCTGGGATGTAACTGGAGAAGGGAATTATTGGAGCAATGAGACAG AGGACAGAACCAAGATCATTGGAGGATCTATCTGTCACCGGGGAAAGTGCCCATGGCAG GTCTTGATCTGGAATGAAAAAAATCGTGACTTCTGTGGTGGAAGCTTAATCAGCAGTCGCTGGGTGGTCACTGCTGCACACTGTCTGGAGAGCACAAAGCCACACTATGTAACACTAG GTGATCATGACAAATTTctagcagagccaagagaagagaagattgcCGTGAAGGAAATTCATATCCACCCTTACTACGTCTTGGAGAACTTTGACAATGACATGGCCCTTCTCTACCTGAGCCGAGATGTGGTTTTTAACAAATACATTCTTCCCATTTGTCTTCCCAACCATAATCTGggcatgctgctaactcaagaaGGGAAGATAGGGATGGTGAGTGGGTGGGGATCCACATATGACCATGGTCCCACCTCCCGTTTCCTCATGCGTGTGGATTTGCAAATGATCAACATGGAAACCTGCCGGAAATCCACAAACAAGATAATCACAGATAACATGTTCTGTGCTGGTTATGACGTGGAGGTGAAGGATTCTTGTAAGGGAGATAGTGGTGGGCCCCTGGCTGTGTTCTACCGGGACACATGGTACCTGCTAGGTGTTATCAGCTGGGGAGAAGGCTGTGCTGAAGAAGGCACATATGGTGTGTACACTCGGGTTTCCAATTATGTTTCATGGATCAGAGAGACCATTGAAGCTGCAACCAAGGCCAGTGATGTCACTCCAgcttcaaaatga
- the LOC122751232 gene encoding coagulation factor X-like isoform X1 translates to MMWKFSLVTMLLVLGMVFPCMAGAESVFLRKVEATKILRLRKRENQFPEELKQGNIERECVEESCSFEEAREVFESQEKTLFVMCLFLQMEFWFYYKDKNPCKSNPCRNGGVCQVKHYQMVCICPPRFVGEHCETEQRQCWYQNGGCWQYCQDQESGDARCSCAEGYTIAEDGRKCEEEALFPCGLIKVPNTRDLQEQISQDNMTYGNMSWDVTGEGNYWSNETEDRTKIIGGSICHRGKCPWQVLIWNEKNRDFCGGSLISSRWVVTAAHCLESTKPHYVTLGDHDKFLAEPREEKIAVKEIHIHPYYVLENFDNDMALLYLSRDVVFNKYILPICLPNHNLGMLLTQEGKIGMVSGWGSTYDHGPTSRFLMRVDLQMINMETCRKSTNKIITDNMFCAGYDVEVKDSCKGDSGGPLAVFYRDTWYLLGVISWGEGCAEEGTYGVYTRVSNYVSWIRETIEAATKASDVTPASK, encoded by the exons ATGATGTGGAAGTTCTCACTGGTGACAATGCTCCTGGTCCTGGGCATGGTCTTCCCCTGCATGGCTGGAGCAGAGTCAG tgtttttgaGAAAAGTCGAAGCCACCAAGATCTTGAGGCTACGGAAGAGAGAGAACCAATTTCCAGAGGAACTGAAACAAGGGAACATTGAGAGGGAGTGTGTGGAGGAGAGCTGTTCCTTTGAAGAAGCCCGGGAGGTTTTTGAGTCCCAAGAGAAAACG CTCTTTGTTATGTGCTTGTTTCTGCAGATGGAGTTCTGGTTCTACTACAAAG atAAAAATCCCTGCAAATCAAACCCCTGTAGAAATGGGGGGGTGTGTCAAGTAAAGCACTATCAGATGGTTTGCATTTGCCCGCCCCGTTTTGTGGGGGAACACTGTGAAACTG AGCAACGCCAGTGCTGGTACCAGAATGGCGGCTGCTGGCAGTACTGCCAGGATCAGGAATCTGGCGACGCAAGGTGTTCCTGTGCTGAGGGCTACACCATAGCAGAGGATGGGAGGAAGTGTGAAGAGGAAG CCTTGTTTCCTTGTGGGCTCATCAAAGTGCCCAACACGAGAGATCTTCAGGAACAAATCTCCCAGGACAACATGACATATGGGAACATGTCCTGGGATGTAACTGGAGAAGGGAATTATTGGAGCAATGAGACAG AGGACAGAACCAAGATCATTGGAGGATCTATCTGTCACCGGGGAAAGTGCCCATGGCAG GTCTTGATCTGGAATGAAAAAAATCGTGACTTCTGTGGTGGAAGCTTAATCAGCAGTCGCTGGGTGGTCACTGCTGCACACTGTCTGGAGAGCACAAAGCCACACTATGTAACACTAG GTGATCATGACAAATTTctagcagagccaagagaagagaagattgcCGTGAAGGAAATTCATATCCACCCTTACTACGTCTTGGAGAACTTTGACAATGACATGGCCCTTCTCTACCTGAGCCGAGATGTGGTTTTTAACAAATACATTCTTCCCATTTGTCTTCCCAACCATAATCTGggcatgctgctaactcaagaaGGGAAGATAGGGATGGTGAGTGGGTGGGGATCCACATATGACCATGGTCCCACCTCCCGTTTCCTCATGCGTGTGGATTTGCAAATGATCAACATGGAAACCTGCCGGAAATCCACAAACAAGATAATCACAGATAACATGTTCTGTGCTGGTTATGACGTGGAGGTGAAGGATTCTTGTAAGGGAGATAGTGGTGGGCCCCTGGCTGTGTTCTACCGGGACACATGGTACCTGCTAGGTGTTATCAGCTGGGGAGAAGGCTGTGCTGAAGAAGGCACATATGGTGTGTACACTCGGGTTTCCAATTATGTTTCATGGATCAGAGAGACCATTGAAGCTGCAACCAAGGCCAGTGATGTCACTCCAgcttcaaaatga